In the genome of Entelurus aequoreus isolate RoL-2023_Sb linkage group LG15, RoL_Eaeq_v1.1, whole genome shotgun sequence, one region contains:
- the LOC133629822 gene encoding delta-type opioid receptor-like → MDNEMFPQDNKAGDACSLNSSSSWSGCNVTHEEGWEQESLSPIIPIITALYSLVFVVGLLGNCLVMYVIVRYTKMKTATNIYIFNLALADALVTTTMPFQSIDYLLNTWPFGQAVCKVFIAIDYYNMFTSIFTLTMMSVDRYVAVCHPVKALDFRTPAKAKAINVCIWFLSSTAGIPALVLGGTQTSGGITECALQFPEPYVYWDTLMKVCVFVFAFVVPVLIITVCYSLMVLRLKSVRMLSGSRVKDRNLRRITRLVVVVVAVFVVCWTPIHIFILVKALVRVPETTAIMAAYFFCVALGYTNSSLNPVLYAFLDENFKRCFKDLCLSARMRRQRAAGTRRALEVVREAQVPLRNPDENSKPA, encoded by the exons ATGGACAACGAGATGTTCCCACAAGACAACAAGGCGGGAGACGCGTGTTCCCTCAATTCTTCTTCATCTTGGTCAGGATGCAACGTGACCCACGAGGAGGGCTGGGAGCAGGAGAGTCTGTCCCCCATCATCCCCATCATCACCGCCCTCTACTCGCTGGTCTTTGTGGTGGGCTTGCTGGGGAACTGCCTGGTCATGTACGTCATCGTCAG GTACACCAAGATGAAGACCGCCACCAACATCTACATCTTCAACCTGGCGCTGGCCGACGCCCTGGTCACCACCACCATGCCCTTCCAGAGCATCGACTACCTGCTCAACACCTGGCCCTTCGGCCAGGCCGTGTGCAAGGTCTTCATCGCCATCGACTACTACAACATGTTCACCAGCATCTTCACGCTCACCATGATGAGCGTGGACCGCTACGTGGCCGTCTGCCATCCCGTCAAGGCGCTGGATTTCCGCACGCCCGCCAAGGCCAAGGCCATCAACGTGTGCATCTGGTTCCTGTCCTCTACCGCCGGGATCCCCGCTCTGGTCCTGGGGGGCACGCAGACCAGCGGGG GCATCACAGAGTGCGCCTTACAGTTCCCAGAGCCGTACGTCTACTGGGACACGCTGATGAAGGTCTGCGTCTTCGTCTTTGCGTTCGTGGTGCCGGTGCTGATCATCACCGTGTGCTACTCGCTCATGGTCCTGCGCCTCAAGAGCGTGCGAATGCTGTCGGGCTCGCGGGTGAAGGACCGGAACCTGCGCCGCATCACCcgcctggtggtggtggtggtggccgtcTTCGTGGTGTGCTGGACGCCCATCCACATCTTCATCCTGGTCAAGGCGCTGGTGCGCGTGCCCGAGACCACCGCCATCATGGCCGCCTACTTCTTCTGCGTGGCGCTGGGCTACACCAACAGCAGCCTCAACCCGGTCCTCTACGCCTTCCTGGACGAGAACTTCAAGCGCTGCTTCAAGGACTTGTGCCTGTCGGCCAGGATGAGGCGCCAGAGAGCCGCGGGCACCAGGAGGGCGCTGGAAGTGGTGCGGGAGGCCCAGGTGCCGCTGCGGAACCCGGACGAGAACAGTAAGCCGGCATGA